One region of Deinococcus budaensis genomic DNA includes:
- the glgP gene encoding alpha-glucan family phosphorylase — protein MNVIGQVTVLPELPGSIGRLSELAYNLYWSWTPHAQALYQALDAEIWERFQHNPVRTLLEVPQARLDELAADADYLERYRQVLADFDAYLNKQDTWAKQNAAKMAPVAYFSMEYGFHESLPIYSGGLGVLAGDHCKSASDLGLPFTAVGMLFHQGYFRQLLNKDGWQEEAYDELDLTTLPIRPARTSSGDEARVQVRIAERDVHVRVWELAVGRIRVLLLDTNVPENREDDRKLTARLYGGNQELRLQQYALLGVAGIRALRALNIPAGVYHMNEGHAALLGLERVREFVEGGLDFRAAVEAVASSTLFTTHTPVPAGNDAFAYELVDRFLAKWPGRLHVSRDELYALARHDQFWDGHWVPTFSMTVFALNMSRAANGVSELHGEVSRDMWKFLYPGAEVAEVPIGHVTNGAHNLTFTSQAMRDLLSTVLPQGWEERLEDEAMWQAAEGLSDAQLADVQRDMKRGMVQFVRRRMREQKIRNGASAAEVAATDTLLSEDALTIGFARRFATYKRATLLFRDRERLSRIVNDPQRPVQFVFAGKAHPADNPGKAFIQELYRMSQEPEFQGRIVILENYDMNVARWLVQGVDIWLNNPRRPLEASGTSGMKASFNGAPNFSILDGWWREGYDTTNGWPIGEEREYADLNVQDDADAYSLYSTLEEQIVPLYYGQADAEGRGGWAGTVRRAIQTVSPRFSMQRQVIDYVQGYYLPLTTRGAAVAAGGGQRAREIAGWKTWVRQQWPHTSLSASADLPTTARPGQTVEVRASVNPAGIRPEDLRVEAVLKRGDHVTRVPLAHAQGGQYSAQVTLPDSGLYAVGVRMLPVIDGLSSELEAGLIKWA, from the coding sequence ATGAACGTCATCGGTCAGGTCACCGTTCTCCCCGAGTTGCCCGGCTCAATCGGGCGGCTGTCCGAACTCGCCTACAACCTGTACTGGTCGTGGACGCCGCACGCTCAGGCGCTGTATCAGGCCCTGGACGCCGAAATTTGGGAGCGCTTCCAGCACAATCCGGTTCGCACCCTGCTGGAAGTTCCCCAGGCGCGACTCGACGAGCTTGCCGCCGACGCCGACTATCTGGAGCGCTACCGCCAGGTGCTGGCCGACTTCGACGCCTACCTGAACAAGCAAGACACCTGGGCAAAGCAGAACGCGGCAAAGATGGCGCCGGTCGCCTACTTCAGCATGGAGTACGGCTTTCACGAGTCGTTGCCAATCTACTCGGGCGGCCTGGGCGTGCTGGCGGGCGACCACTGCAAGAGTGCCTCCGACCTGGGGCTGCCCTTCACGGCGGTCGGGATGCTCTTTCACCAGGGGTACTTCCGGCAGCTGCTGAACAAGGATGGCTGGCAGGAGGAAGCCTACGACGAACTTGACCTGACCACCCTGCCCATCCGCCCCGCGCGCACCTCCTCGGGCGACGAGGCCCGCGTGCAGGTCCGCATCGCTGAGCGCGACGTTCATGTGCGGGTCTGGGAACTGGCGGTGGGCCGCATCCGGGTGCTGCTGCTCGACACCAACGTGCCGGAGAACCGCGAAGACGACCGCAAGCTCACCGCCCGGCTCTACGGCGGCAACCAGGAACTGAGATTGCAGCAGTACGCGCTGCTGGGCGTGGCGGGTATCCGGGCGCTGCGGGCACTGAACATCCCGGCGGGCGTCTACCACATGAACGAGGGCCACGCCGCGCTGCTGGGCCTGGAACGGGTGCGCGAGTTCGTCGAGGGCGGCCTGGACTTCCGCGCGGCGGTGGAGGCGGTCGCCAGCTCGACCCTCTTTACCACCCACACCCCGGTGCCCGCCGGAAACGACGCCTTCGCCTACGAGCTGGTGGACCGCTTTCTTGCCAAGTGGCCGGGGCGGTTGCATGTCAGCCGCGACGAGCTGTACGCGCTGGCCCGCCACGACCAGTTCTGGGACGGCCACTGGGTGCCGACCTTTTCCATGACCGTCTTCGCGCTGAACATGAGCCGCGCGGCCAACGGCGTCTCCGAGCTGCACGGTGAAGTCAGCCGCGACATGTGGAAGTTCCTGTACCCGGGGGCCGAGGTCGCAGAAGTGCCCATCGGCCACGTCACCAACGGGGCGCACAACCTCACCTTCACCTCGCAGGCGATGCGCGACCTGCTCTCGACCGTGCTGCCGCAGGGCTGGGAAGAGCGGCTGGAGGACGAGGCGATGTGGCAGGCTGCCGAAGGCCTCAGCGACGCGCAGCTGGCCGACGTGCAGCGCGACATGAAGCGCGGCATGGTTCAGTTCGTGCGCCGCCGGATGCGCGAGCAGAAGATCCGCAACGGGGCCAGCGCCGCTGAGGTGGCCGCCACCGACACGCTGCTCTCGGAAGACGCCCTGACCATCGGCTTTGCCCGCCGCTTTGCCACCTACAAGCGCGCGACCCTGCTCTTTCGCGACCGCGAGCGCCTCAGCCGGATCGTGAACGATCCCCAGCGGCCGGTGCAGTTCGTGTTCGCGGGCAAGGCGCACCCCGCCGATAACCCCGGCAAGGCCTTTATCCAGGAACTCTACCGGATGTCCCAGGAACCCGAGTTCCAGGGCCGAATCGTGATTCTGGAAAACTACGACATGAACGTGGCCCGCTGGCTCGTGCAGGGCGTGGACATCTGGCTGAACAACCCCCGCCGCCCGCTGGAGGCGTCGGGCACCAGCGGCATGAAGGCCAGCTTCAACGGGGCGCCCAACTTCTCGATTCTCGACGGCTGGTGGCGCGAGGGGTACGACACCACCAACGGCTGGCCCATCGGCGAGGAGCGTGAGTACGCTGACCTGAATGTGCAAGACGACGCCGACGCCTACAGCCTGTACTCGACCCTGGAAGAGCAAATCGTGCCGCTGTACTACGGCCAGGCCGACGCCGAGGGCCGGGGCGGCTGGGCGGGGACCGTGCGCCGCGCCATTCAGACGGTCAGCCCGCGCTTTTCCATGCAGCGGCAGGTGATCGACTACGTGCAGGGGTACTACCTGCCCCTCACCACGCGCGGCGCGGCGGTCGCGGCCGGCGGCGGGCAGCGGGCGCGCGAGATCGCGGGGTGGAAAACCTGGGTGCGCCAGCAGTGGCCCCACACCAGCCTGAGCGCCAGCGCCGACCTGCCCACCACCGCCCGCCCCGGCCAGACGGTCGAGGTGCGCGCCAGCGTGAACCCCGCCGGAATCCGCCCCGAGGACCTGCGCGTCGAGGCGGTCCTCAAGCGCGGCGACCACGTGACCCGCGTCCCGCTGGCCCACGCCCAGGGCGGTCAGTACAGCGCCCAGGTGACGCTGCCGGACAGCGGCCTCTACGCGGTCGGCGTGCGGATGCTGCCCGTAATCGACGGCCTGAGCAGCGAGCTGGAGGCGGGCCTGATCAAGTGGGCCTGA
- a CDS encoding DUF1622 domain-containing protein, which produces MLSVLRLFVELLTNLVLAGYVASALLSLLRGADLHRARLQVADGMLLALNLKVVATLLRTLELTSWNQIGLFAAVFALRTVLKRAVTWERQQLQADQRAGLNPHGGAEAR; this is translated from the coding sequence CTTGTTCGTGGAGCTGCTCACCAATCTGGTACTCGCGGGCTACGTCGCCTCGGCGCTGCTGAGCCTGTTGCGCGGCGCGGACCTGCACCGCGCCCGGCTTCAGGTCGCGGACGGCATGTTGCTGGCTCTCAACCTCAAGGTCGTGGCGACGCTGCTGCGGACCCTGGAATTGACCTCGTGGAACCAGATCGGTCTGTTCGCGGCCGTCTTCGCGCTGCGGACGGTGCTCAAGCGGGCCGTGACCTGGGAGCGCCAGCAGCTCCAGGCAGATCAGCGGGCGGGCCTGAACCCCCATGGGGGTGCCGAGGCACGGTGA